A window from Pseudomonas sp. Tri1 encodes these proteins:
- a CDS encoding bifunctional DedA family/phosphatase PAP2 family protein — MGPWLDSITGWLTLNPQWLAVAVFIVACVECLAIAGLIVPGTVLLFAIAVLAGSGALSLGETLLLGLLGGLLGDLVSYFLGRHFHQNIRRLPGLRHHPEWMAAAENYFQRYGIASLLVGRFIGPLRPMLPMVAGMCDMPFPRFAAVSVLAATGWTVAYLLPGWATGAAFRLPLPEGFWPQAGVVIGSIAVMIGLSVNSSLRRHRHASALIAGLGLVILIGLFIGFRYLTAFDQGLVALVQEHRSVTLDEIAVTFTLIGEFRNMLIFSALLTGLLLLTRQWRQAIFAGGTMLLTSLANTGSKHFFARVRPEILTDPLTSYSMPSGHASGAFALFLSLAILAGRGQPPRMRLTWLLLACLPALAIALSRVYLGAHWPSDVVAGAMLAACVCAAVLWLSQRQTPLPAMPPKIWWLILPALVAVFSFFALRHLPHAMLRYAY, encoded by the coding sequence ATGGGCCCATGGCTCGATAGCATCACCGGCTGGCTGACACTCAACCCGCAATGGCTGGCGGTGGCGGTGTTCATCGTCGCCTGTGTGGAGTGCCTGGCCATCGCCGGGTTGATCGTGCCAGGGACCGTGCTGTTGTTTGCGATAGCGGTACTGGCCGGCAGCGGCGCGTTGTCCTTGGGCGAGACGTTGCTGCTGGGCCTGCTCGGTGGCTTGCTGGGGGATCTGGTGTCGTACTTCCTGGGCCGGCACTTCCACCAGAACATCCGGCGCCTGCCGGGGTTGCGGCATCATCCGGAATGGATGGCTGCGGCGGAAAACTATTTCCAGCGCTACGGCATCGCCAGCCTGCTGGTGGGCCGTTTTATCGGCCCCCTCAGGCCGATGTTGCCGATGGTGGCCGGGATGTGCGACATGCCGTTCCCGCGTTTTGCCGCCGTCAGCGTGCTGGCCGCGACCGGCTGGACCGTAGCGTATCTGTTGCCGGGCTGGGCCACCGGGGCGGCGTTCCGCCTGCCACTGCCCGAAGGTTTCTGGCCACAGGCCGGCGTGGTCATCGGCAGCATCGCAGTGATGATCGGGCTGAGCGTCAACAGCAGCTTGCGCCGCCATCGCCATGCCTCGGCGCTGATCGCCGGCCTGGGCCTGGTGATCCTGATCGGCCTGTTCATCGGCTTTCGCTACCTGACGGCCTTCGACCAGGGCCTGGTGGCGCTGGTCCAGGAGCATCGCAGCGTGACGCTGGACGAAATCGCCGTGACCTTCACGCTGATCGGTGAATTTCGCAACATGCTGATTTTCAGCGCACTGCTCACCGGTTTGCTGCTCCTGACACGCCAATGGCGGCAGGCAATCTTCGCCGGCGGCACGATGCTGCTCACGTCCCTGGCCAATACCGGCAGCAAACATTTCTTCGCCCGCGTACGCCCGGAAATCCTCACCGACCCACTGACCAGCTACAGCATGCCCAGCGGCCATGCCTCCGGCGCATTCGCGCTGTTCCTGAGCCTCGCCATCCTGGCCGGGCGCGGACAACCACCGCGCATGCGCCTGACCTGGCTGCTACTCGCCTGCCTGCCGGCGCTGGCCATTGCCCTGTCGCGGGTGTACCTGGGGGCTCACTGGCCGAGCGACGTCGTCGCCGGCGCCATGCTCGCCGCCTGTGTCTGCGCCGCGGTCCTGTGGTTGAGCCAGCGCCAGACGCCACTGCCGGCCATGCCGCCGAAAATCTGGTGGCTGATATTGCCGGCGCTGGTGGCGGTGTTCAGCTTCTTCGCGCTGCGGCATCTGCCCCATGCGATGTTGCGGTATGCCTATTGA
- a CDS encoding LON peptidase substrate-binding domain-containing protein — protein sequence MSLPLFPLNTVLFPGCILDLQIFEARYLDMIGRCMKKGEGFGVVCILDGEEVGIAPDGYARVGCEARITDFSQQDNGLLGIRVQGGRRFIVHGSSVQPDQLTVAEVEWLEEEPEQPLQEEDADLVALLKALAEHPMVEALNMGTEATGQQSLANQLAYLLPFNELDKIDLLQLDDPQQRLDAIQALLDELQGELFA from the coding sequence ATGAGCTTGCCGCTTTTCCCGTTGAACACCGTACTGTTCCCCGGTTGTATCCTTGATTTGCAGATTTTCGAGGCGCGTTACCTCGACATGATCGGGCGCTGCATGAAAAAGGGCGAAGGCTTCGGCGTGGTGTGCATCCTCGATGGCGAGGAAGTCGGCATCGCCCCTGATGGCTATGCGCGGGTCGGGTGTGAGGCGCGCATCACTGATTTTTCCCAGCAGGACAACGGCCTGCTGGGCATTCGGGTGCAGGGCGGGCGGCGCTTTATCGTGCATGGCAGCAGCGTCCAGCCCGATCAGTTGACGGTCGCCGAGGTCGAGTGGCTGGAAGAAGAGCCGGAGCAACCGCTGCAAGAGGAAGACGCCGACCTGGTGGCGCTGCTCAAGGCCTTGGCCGAACACCCGATGGTCGAGGCCCTGAACATGGGCACCGAAGCCACCGGACAGCAGTCCCTGGCCAATCAACTGGCCTATCTGCTGCCGTTCAATGAACTGGACAAGATCGACCTGCTGCAGCTCGATGATCCCCAGCAACGGCTGGATGCGATCCAGGCTTTGTTGGATGAGTTGCAAGGTGAGCTCTTCGCCTGA
- a CDS encoding LrgB family protein: MMFDWQGAWGSVIHHPLFGIGITLGAYQLVLAAFEKTRWVFLQPVLMSMVLLIAVLVGCGISYAEYRKSTEILSILLGPATVALAVPLYLNLRRIRQLFWPIFTTLVIGGVFATGSAVVLGWAFGAEHMILMTMAPKSVTSPIAMLVAEQIGGVAAMAAVFVLITGVLGAILGPSILTRLGVHSPEARGMALGLTAHAVGTSVALQESEESGAFAALAMSLMGVATAVLLPLVVSMTV, translated from the coding sequence ATGATGTTCGACTGGCAGGGCGCCTGGGGCTCGGTGATCCACCATCCATTGTTCGGCATCGGCATTACGCTGGGTGCCTATCAACTGGTGCTGGCGGCGTTCGAAAAGACCCGCTGGGTGTTCCTGCAACCGGTGTTGATGTCGATGGTGCTGCTGATCGCTGTACTGGTCGGTTGTGGCATCAGCTACGCCGAATACCGCAAGAGCACCGAGATCCTCAGCATTCTGCTGGGCCCGGCCACGGTCGCCCTGGCGGTGCCGTTGTATTTGAACCTGCGACGGATCCGGCAATTGTTCTGGCCAATTTTTACTACGCTGGTGATTGGTGGGGTGTTCGCCACCGGTTCTGCGGTGGTGTTGGGCTGGGCATTCGGCGCCGAGCACATGATCCTGATGACCATGGCGCCCAAGTCGGTGACGTCGCCAATCGCCATGTTGGTGGCCGAGCAGATCGGCGGTGTCGCGGCGATGGCCGCGGTGTTCGTCTTGATCACTGGCGTGCTCGGGGCGATTCTGGGCCCGAGCATCCTGACCCGGTTGGGTGTCCATAGCCCGGAGGCCCGGGGCATGGCCCTGGGGTTGACGGCCCATGCGGTGGGCACGTCCGTGGCGTTGCAGGAAAGCGAGGAGTCCGGCGCCTTTGCGGCGCTGGCGATGAGTCTGATGGGCGTGGCCACGGCGGTATTGCTGCCGTTGGTGGTGTCGATGACGGTCTAA
- a CDS encoding CidA/LrgA family protein, whose translation MLLRGLTWLVLFQLLGTAINHLFLPVLPGPIIGLLLLLGYLIVRGEVGEPLNLAASSLLRYLPLLLVPPAVGVMVYARAIAADFWAIVGALVLSLVLSMAFTGVLMQRLARRHAPAAEDVQ comes from the coding sequence ATGTTGCTACGGGGCCTGACCTGGCTGGTGCTGTTCCAATTGCTGGGCACCGCCATCAATCATTTGTTCTTGCCGGTGTTGCCGGGGCCAATCATTGGCCTGCTGCTGTTACTGGGTTATCTGATCGTTCGCGGCGAAGTCGGCGAACCCCTGAACCTGGCCGCCAGCAGCCTGTTGCGTTACCTGCCGTTGCTGCTGGTGCCGCCAGCGGTGGGGGTGATGGTCTACGCCCGAGCCATTGCCGCCGATTTCTGGGCCATCGTCGGCGCGCTGGTGTTGTCGCTGGTGCTGTCCATGGCCTTTACCGGCGTGCTGATGCAGCGTCTGGCCCGGCGCCACGCACCGGCTGCGGAGGATGTTCAATGA
- a CDS encoding MaoC family dehydratase, with amino-acid sequence MPYVPVAALKDYVGKELGRSEWLTIDQDRINLFAEATGDFQFIHVDPVKAAQTPFGSTIAHGFLSLSLMPKLMEDILILPEGVKMVVNYGLDSVRFIQPVKVDSKVRLKVDLLDATEKKPGQWLLKATATLEIEGSDKPAYIAEPLSLCFV; translated from the coding sequence ATGCCCTACGTTCCCGTTGCAGCGCTCAAAGATTATGTCGGCAAGGAACTTGGACGTTCCGAATGGCTGACCATCGATCAGGACCGCATCAACCTGTTCGCCGAAGCCACTGGCGACTTCCAGTTCATCCACGTCGATCCGGTCAAGGCCGCGCAGACCCCGTTCGGCAGCACCATTGCCCATGGTTTCCTGTCGTTGTCGCTGATGCCCAAGCTGATGGAAGACATCCTTATCCTGCCCGAGGGCGTGAAGATGGTCGTCAACTACGGGCTGGACAGCGTGCGTTTCATCCAGCCGGTCAAGGTTGATTCCAAGGTCCGGCTCAAGGTCGACCTGTTGGACGCCACCGAGAAAAAGCCCGGCCAATGGCTGCTCAAGGCCACCGCCACACTGGAAATCGAAGGTTCGGACAAACCGGCCTACATCGCCGAGCCACTGTCGCTCTGCTTCGTGTAA
- a CDS encoding C13 family peptidase, with amino-acid sequence MRLLVPLTLTLLLTACGDGDSLLPPDARLPDGGRYRGDLVDGLLQGQGRIDYPNGSWYAGQFDKGQWHGTGEWHGSNGEVYRGQFQNGLFHGQGSLTTPSSSYTGSFKLGRRDGEGTLKENGMTYRGEFKADRYSGLGRLELDDGSQYQGPFTNGKPNGEGQRFDATGNQFTGKFVDGQLQGKGTFNSADGDVYVGGFKNNQLNGRGRYENADGDVWIGQFKDGALTGKGELIGADGSHYLGQFSDWRFSGQGRLNLPDGSFYIGQFEGDSYHGRGTLALSDGTVQSGTWANGQRVRDADGRLLPDVLELGLLAQGRLLEDALANIPASTPAVELYSLTLGGDGKQSVFLRESDYVANMLNSRFGALGQIRLVNHRDHLSDRPMASRESLRRAAATLAERSGPEDLIFIYLTSHGTSEHELVLDQPRMELADLPADELAVVLAPLKNRDKIVVISACYSGGFIPALKDERTLIMTASRADRVSFGCSEEANFTYFGDALFAQALNQTDDLEQAFKRAKATVAEREQADNFEASEPQIWAPRTVLSHWQLLRKQQARKALQSAALNDEAIKSN; translated from the coding sequence ATGCGCTTACTTGTTCCCCTGACTCTGACCCTGTTGCTCACTGCCTGCGGCGACGGCGATTCGCTGTTGCCTCCCGACGCGCGCCTGCCCGACGGCGGACGCTATCGCGGCGACCTGGTGGACGGCCTGCTGCAAGGCCAGGGGCGCATCGACTACCCCAACGGCAGCTGGTACGCCGGGCAGTTCGACAAAGGCCAGTGGCACGGCACCGGTGAATGGCATGGCAGCAATGGCGAGGTCTATCGCGGCCAGTTCCAGAATGGCCTGTTCCACGGCCAGGGCAGCCTGACCACGCCGAGCAGCAGCTACACCGGCAGCTTCAAGCTAGGCCGACGGGACGGTGAAGGGACCCTGAAAGAAAACGGCATGACCTACCGCGGCGAATTCAAGGCCGACCGCTATTCCGGCCTCGGGCGCCTGGAGCTCGACGATGGCAGCCAGTATCAAGGCCCGTTCACCAACGGCAAGCCCAACGGCGAGGGCCAGCGCTTCGATGCCACCGGCAACCAGTTCACCGGGAAATTCGTCGATGGACAGCTGCAGGGCAAAGGCACCTTCAACAGCGCCGACGGCGATGTCTATGTCGGCGGCTTCAAGAACAACCAGCTCAACGGGCGCGGGCGCTACGAAAATGCCGACGGCGATGTCTGGATCGGCCAGTTCAAGGACGGCGCGCTGACCGGCAAGGGCGAACTGATCGGTGCCGATGGCAGCCATTACCTCGGTCAATTCAGCGACTGGCGCTTTAGCGGCCAAGGCCGCCTGAACCTGCCCGACGGCAGTTTTTACATCGGCCAGTTCGAAGGCGACAGTTACCACGGGCGCGGCACCTTGGCGTTGAGCGACGGTACGGTCCAAAGCGGCACCTGGGCCAACGGCCAGCGGGTGCGCGACGCCGATGGCAGGCTGCTACCGGATGTGCTCGAACTCGGCCTGCTGGCCCAGGGCCGTCTGCTGGAGGATGCCTTGGCCAATATCCCGGCCTCGACGCCGGCGGTGGAGCTGTACAGCCTGACCCTGGGCGGCGACGGCAAACAAAGCGTGTTCCTGCGTGAATCCGACTATGTCGCCAACATGCTCAACAGCCGTTTCGGCGCGCTCGGGCAGATCCGCCTGGTCAATCACCGCGATCATCTGAGCGACCGGCCCATGGCCAGCCGCGAAAGCCTGCGCCGCGCCGCCGCCACCCTGGCCGAGCGCAGCGGCCCGGAAGACCTGATCTTCATCTACCTGACCAGCCACGGCACCAGCGAGCATGAACTGGTGCTCGACCAGCCGCGCATGGAACTGGCCGACCTGCCCGCCGATGAACTGGCGGTGGTGCTGGCGCCACTGAAGAACCGCGACAAGATCGTAGTGATCTCGGCGTGCTACTCCGGTGGTTTCATCCCGGCCCTCAAGGATGAGCGCACGCTGATCATGACCGCGTCCCGGGCCGACCGGGTGTCCTTCGGCTGCTCCGAGGAGGCCAACTTCACCTATTTCGGCGATGCCCTGTTCGCCCAGGCGCTGAACCAGACCGACGACTTGGAGCAGGCCTTCAAACGGGCCAAGGCCACCGTCGCCGAACGCGAGCAGGCGGACAATTTCGAAGCCTCCGAACCGCAGATCTGGGCACCCAGGACCGTCCTTTCCCACTGGCAACTGCTGCGCAAGCAGCAGGCACGAAAAGCATTGCAAAGTGCTGCATTGAACGACGAGGCCATAAAGAGCAACTAA
- a CDS encoding oxidoreductase produces the protein MYLTPQHVLLAGATGLTGEHLLDRLLNEPTITRVLAPSRRPLAEHPHLENPVGEPAQVLPQLSGQVDIAFCCLGTTIKKAGSEQAFRAVDLDLVVAFAKRARELGARHLIVISALGADAKSSIFYNRVKGEMETALKAQGWPQLTICRPSLLLGERAEPRLAEQLAGPLSKLIPGKYHGIEACQLARAMWRLALEEQDGVRVVESDELRKLGK, from the coding sequence ATGTACTTGACGCCTCAGCATGTTTTGCTCGCCGGAGCCACCGGGTTGACCGGTGAACACCTGCTGGATCGGCTGCTCAACGAGCCGACCATCACCCGCGTATTGGCGCCTTCACGCCGGCCACTGGCCGAGCATCCACACCTGGAAAACCCGGTTGGGGAACCGGCCCAGGTGCTGCCACAACTCAGCGGCCAGGTGGACATCGCCTTTTGCTGCCTGGGCACGACCATCAAGAAAGCCGGCTCTGAACAAGCCTTTCGCGCGGTGGACCTGGACCTGGTCGTGGCATTTGCCAAACGCGCCCGGGAACTGGGCGCGCGGCATTTGATCGTGATCAGCGCCTTGGGGGCTGACGCGAAGTCATCGATTTTCTACAACCGGGTCAAAGGCGAAATGGAAACCGCGCTCAAGGCCCAGGGCTGGCCACAACTGACTATCTGCCGCCCTTCCCTGCTGCTGGGCGAACGCGCCGAACCGCGCCTGGCCGAGCAACTGGCCGGGCCGCTGTCGAAGCTGATCCCCGGCAAGTACCACGGCATCGAAGCCTGCCAACTGGCCCGCGCCATGTGGCGTTTGGCGCTGGAAGAGCAGGATGGGGTGCGGGTGGTGGAGTCGGATGAGTTGCGCAAGCTCGGCAAATGA